In Polynucleobacter sp. AP-Ainpum-60-G11, one DNA window encodes the following:
- a CDS encoding prephenate dehydrogenase/arogenate dehydrogenase family protein translates to MAIINPSSNYGTVTIVGVGLIGASLGLALKKAGVVNKVLGVGRSTANLDQALKMGAIDAVVDLVEAAKQSDVIVLCVPVAQMRAAFEVIEPHLEPRTMLTDAGSTKGDVILAAKEVLGKKACQFVPAHPIAGGAQHGASAAKADLFDGKQTILCPLQENSPQDTDLIEGFWQSVGSVVKKISCVQHDAIYAAVSHLPHILSYALMASVVNSEDADQKLSHVGAGFKDFTRIAASSPEMWRDICLGNRTAVLKELDQYLLIVNHMRKLIADSEGAGLEKLFNKASKARQDLDVL, encoded by the coding sequence ATGGCCATCATCAATCCATCCAGTAATTACGGTACCGTCACTATTGTTGGCGTGGGTTTGATCGGCGCCTCTTTGGGCTTGGCGCTAAAAAAAGCTGGCGTAGTTAATAAGGTCTTGGGTGTTGGTCGCAGCACTGCAAATTTAGATCAAGCCCTCAAGATGGGTGCGATTGATGCTGTAGTCGATTTAGTTGAGGCGGCAAAACAATCCGATGTGATTGTGTTGTGCGTGCCCGTTGCGCAGATGCGCGCTGCTTTTGAAGTGATTGAGCCACACTTAGAGCCTCGGACCATGCTGACAGATGCTGGCAGCACCAAAGGCGATGTGATTCTGGCTGCCAAGGAAGTCTTAGGTAAAAAAGCTTGTCAGTTTGTGCCAGCGCATCCGATCGCAGGTGGCGCACAACACGGCGCAAGCGCTGCGAAAGCGGATCTCTTTGATGGCAAGCAAACAATTCTTTGTCCGCTACAAGAAAACTCTCCGCAAGATACGGATTTAATCGAAGGCTTTTGGCAGTCCGTTGGCTCTGTTGTGAAAAAGATTTCTTGTGTACAGCATGATGCGATCTATGCAGCAGTTTCTCATTTGCCGCATATTCTTTCTTATGCTTTGATGGCAAGCGTAGTAAATTCTGAAGACGCTGATCAAAAGCTCAGTCATGTGGGCGCAGGCTTTAAAGATTTCACACGTATTGCTGCTTCAAGTCCTGAGATGTGGCGCGACATTTGTTTGGGTAATCGCACAGCCGTTCTAAAAGAACTCGATCAATATCTACTTATCGTCAATCACATGCGTAAATTGATTGCCGATAGTGAGGGTGCAGGCTTGGAAAAATTATTTAATAAAGCCAGTAAAGCGCGTCAAGATTTGGATGTGCTTTGA
- the hisC gene encoding histidinol-phosphate transaminase, which yields MTSKSNIGLKHIHAIAPYVGGRPISEVAREYGLDESKIVKLASNENPLGMPKSAQDAMLKAASDLGRYPDSNGFELKNVLSARLGVPTDWITLGNGSNDILELAARAVAQAGDEVIFSKHAFAVYPLATQAVGAKAVEVAATQMYGHDLPTMLQAVKAAGNKAKLVFVANPNNPTGSYLSAKEIENFLVAVPADVVVVLDEAYNEYLTPEQRYDAIAWVKRFPNMILSRSFSKAYGLAGLRIGYGVAQPALTDLLNRIRQPFNVNSLAQAAAIAAFQDSAFLQQGFELNRAGFTQLTEAFDALGLTYLPSAGNFVLVKVGEDDGAGARINLELLKRGIIVRPVGNYGLPQWLRISIGMPEENAAFITALKDILAKQ from the coding sequence ATGACATCTAAATCCAATATTGGTTTAAAGCACATCCATGCAATAGCGCCATATGTTGGTGGGCGGCCTATCAGCGAAGTTGCGCGTGAATATGGTCTTGATGAAAGCAAAATTGTGAAGCTGGCCTCCAACGAGAATCCATTGGGCATGCCAAAGTCAGCCCAAGATGCAATGTTGAAGGCCGCAAGTGATTTGGGTCGTTATCCAGATTCCAATGGTTTTGAATTAAAGAATGTGTTGTCAGCGCGCTTAGGTGTTCCAACAGATTGGATTACCCTGGGTAATGGTAGTAACGACATCTTGGAATTAGCTGCCCGTGCAGTTGCGCAAGCTGGCGACGAAGTGATTTTTTCTAAACATGCTTTTGCTGTTTATCCATTAGCCACTCAAGCTGTTGGAGCCAAAGCAGTTGAAGTAGCCGCTACGCAAATGTATGGCCACGATTTACCTACCATGTTGCAAGCGGTAAAAGCTGCTGGCAATAAAGCCAAGCTGGTATTTGTGGCTAACCCAAATAATCCTACTGGCAGCTATTTAAGTGCCAAAGAGATTGAGAATTTCTTAGTTGCCGTGCCTGCTGACGTGGTCGTGGTTTTGGATGAGGCTTATAACGAATACCTCACTCCTGAGCAACGTTATGACGCGATTGCTTGGGTGAAGCGTTTCCCCAATATGATTTTGTCGCGCAGCTTTTCTAAGGCATACGGTTTAGCTGGTCTCCGCATTGGCTATGGCGTAGCTCAGCCTGCCTTGACCGATTTGCTGAATCGCATCCGTCAGCCATTTAATGTGAATAGCCTTGCACAAGCTGCAGCGATCGCAGCATTTCAGGATTCCGCTTTCTTGCAGCAAGGTTTTGAGCTCAATCGCGCTGGATTTACTCAACTTACCGAAGCATTTGATGCGCTTGGCCTGACTTATCTCCCATCGGCTGGAAACTTTGTACTGGTGAAAGTGGGCGAAGATGATGGTGCTGGTGCTCGCATTAATTTGGAGTTGCTGAAGCGCGGCATCATTGTGCGCCCAGTCGGAAATTATGGCTTGCCTCAATGGTTGCGTATCTCGATTGGCATGCCTGAAGAAAATGCAGCCTTTATTACTGCTCTTAAAGATATTTTGGCGAAGCAGTAA